A stretch of Henckelia pumila isolate YLH828 chromosome 4, ASM3356847v2, whole genome shotgun sequence DNA encodes these proteins:
- the LOC140860712 gene encoding uncharacterized protein gives MTQRLNAQINHLHRITEIGDAQCVLNLRMNRNAFARLCYLLSNVGGLVESRYVKVEEKVAMFLSILAHHKKNRVTGHDYMRSGHIVSNHFHEVLSSILKLHPILLVKSVPIREDSSNETWKWFKGCLGALDGTYVSVHVPKNEQPKFRTRKGTIAINVLGVCDHNMNFIYALCGWEGSAADARVLRDAVTRNEGFKVPRGCYYLCDSGYANVEGFLTPYKRVRYHLDA, from the exons ATGACACAAAGATTAAATGCACAAATTAACCACTTACATAGGATCACTGAAATTGGCGATGCTCAGTGTGTTTTGAATTTGCGAATGAATCGGAATGCATTCGCACGATTGTGTTACTTGCTAAGTAATGTCGGAGGGCTGGTCGAATCTAGATATGTGAAGGTAGAGGAGAAGGTTGCTATGTTCCTATCTATTTTAGCACATCATAAAAAAAACCGAGTAACCGGGCATGATTACATGCGTAGTGGTCATATAGTGAGCAATCATTTCCACGAAGTGTTGTCCTCAATATTGAAACTACATCCTATACTTCTGGTGAAGTCAGTTCCTATCCGAGAAGACTCATCAAATGAAACATGGAAATGGTTTAAG GGTTGTCTCGGAGCATTGGATGGTACATATGTTAGTGTGCATGTTCCAAAAAATGAGCAACCCAAATTCAGAACAAGAAAGGGTACTATTGCCATAAATGTTTTGGGTGTATGTGATCATAATATGAATTTCATTTATGCGCTTTGTGGTTGGGAGGGATCAGCAGCTGATGCAAGGGTCCTACGTGATGCTGTAACAAGAAATGAAGGTTTCAAAGTTCCAAGAG GATGCTATTATCTCTGTGACAGTGGATATGCAAACGTAGAGGGGTTCTTGACACCATATAAAAGAGTGCGATATCACTTGGATGCTTAG